Proteins encoded in a region of the Flavobacteriaceae bacterium HL-DH10 genome:
- a CDS encoding TonB-dependent receptor, which produces MKLFFLFCFFFVAITAQTQNIKVLSKDTNEPIIGVAIYNIDKTKSVITNFLGEANLDEFSNSEIIYFKHLSHILRRIVKTELRPLNRVYLNSNTQGLEEIVISASKFEQSKKDIPQKIVSITPESIQFSNPQTSADLLENTGQVYIQKSQLGGGSPMIRGFSTNRLLITVDGVRMNNAIFRGGNLQNVIAIDPFSIQTTEVTLGSGSVIYGSDAIGGVMSFYTQKPRLSYADSLLLKSNIIVRYATASDEKTGHFDFNLGYKKWAFVTNASYTSFGDLKMGKYGPDEYLRPEFVLTTNAGDVIIKNSNPFVQRESGYNQLNMMQKVRYEPSENLSFNLGLFYTTTSNTPRYDRLIRYKKGLLRSAEWSYGPQKWFMSNLQVTKLSSNSNLYDKIKATLAYQNFQESRMDRDFQSEIRSVREEAVDAYSFNLDFEKTLSYKTQFFYGLEYVYNKIMSHGEEENISTNLISPTVSRYPNGASWQSAAVYTSLKYKPNPKFIFQSGLRFNHVVSKANFQANNVYLNLPFESSKNEAGALTGTAGLSWSPNNIMQWKLNASSAFRAPNIDDIGKVFDSEPGSVVVPNETLRPEYAYGGELGLKLNFSQKLILDMSTYYTYLDNALVRRDYNLNGNTEIIYDGELSNVQAMQNASKAWIYGFEVGLKMPITNKLKLTSQYSIIGGTEENDGIEVPIRHVAPYFGNTHVIWTNKSLKFDFFLNYNNELSFNQLAPSEIEKDYIYALDSNGNPYSPSWYTFNLRSQYQLTNSTTLTASLENISNQRYKTYSSGIAAAGRNFILSLKYSL; this is translated from the coding sequence ATGAAGTTGTTTTTTCTTTTTTGTTTCTTTTTTGTTGCTATAACAGCACAGACTCAAAATATTAAGGTGCTTAGTAAAGACACAAACGAACCCATTATTGGCGTTGCTATATATAATATAGATAAAACAAAAAGTGTAATTACTAACTTTTTGGGTGAGGCTAATTTAGATGAGTTTTCAAATTCAGAAATTATATATTTCAAACATCTTTCACACATATTAAGAAGAATTGTAAAAACCGAATTGAGACCTTTAAATCGAGTGTATTTAAATTCTAACACTCAAGGACTCGAAGAAATTGTTATTTCGGCTTCAAAGTTTGAACAAAGCAAAAAAGATATTCCTCAAAAAATAGTGAGTATAACACCAGAAAGTATTCAGTTTTCAAATCCACAAACAAGTGCCGATTTGTTAGAGAATACAGGGCAAGTTTATATTCAGAAAAGTCAGTTAGGAGGTGGAAGTCCCATGATTCGTGGGTTTTCAACCAACAGATTATTAATTACGGTTGATGGTGTTAGAATGAACAATGCCATATTTAGAGGGGGTAATTTGCAAAATGTTATAGCTATCGATCCTTTTTCAATTCAAACCACCGAAGTTACTTTGGGTTCTGGATCTGTTATTTATGGGAGTGATGCTATTGGAGGTGTTATGAGTTTTTATACTCAAAAACCAAGATTGTCTTATGCAGATTCGTTATTGCTTAAATCAAATATCATTGTAAGATACGCAACTGCAAGTGATGAAAAAACCGGACATTTCGATTTTAATTTAGGATATAAAAAATGGGCATTTGTAACTAATGCGAGTTATACGAGTTTTGGCGATTTAAAAATGGGTAAATATGGACCTGATGAATATTTAAGACCAGAATTTGTTTTGACGACCAATGCAGGAGATGTTATTATAAAAAATAGCAACCCTTTTGTTCAACGAGAATCGGGTTATAATCAACTTAATATGATGCAAAAGGTACGATATGAACCTTCTGAAAATTTAAGCTTTAATTTAGGGTTATTTTACACGACAACTTCAAATACGCCAAGATACGATCGTTTAATTCGTTATAAAAAAGGCTTGTTACGATCGGCAGAATGGAGCTACGGACCACAAAAATGGTTTATGTCTAATTTACAGGTTACTAAATTAAGTAGTAACTCAAATTTATACGATAAGATTAAAGCAACTTTAGCCTATCAAAATTTTCAAGAGAGTAGGATGGATCGTGATTTTCAATCCGAAATCAGAAGTGTTCGAGAAGAAGCTGTTGATGCTTATTCTTTTAATTTAGATTTTGAAAAAACTCTAAGTTATAAAACACAATTCTTTTATGGTCTAGAATATGTTTATAATAAAATTATGTCTCATGGTGAAGAAGAAAATATTTCTACGAATCTAATATCTCCAACAGTTTCTAGGTATCCCAATGGTGCAAGTTGGCAATCGGCAGCTGTTTATACAAGTCTTAAATACAAACCAAATCCTAAATTTATATTTCAGTCTGGTTTACGCTTTAATCATGTAGTTTCTAAAGCTAATTTTCAAGCAAATAATGTGTATTTAAACTTACCTTTTGAGTCTTCAAAAAATGAAGCTGGAGCCCTTACTGGAACTGCGGGCTTAAGTTGGTCGCCAAATAATATAATGCAATGGAAATTAAATGCATCGTCTGCTTTTAGAGCGCCAAATATTGATGATATAGGAAAGGTGTTCGATTCGGAACCAGGCTCGGTAGTTGTGCCCAATGAAACATTAAGACCCGAGTATGCTTATGGTGGCGAGTTAGGTTTAAAATTGAATTTTAGTCAGAAACTTATTCTAGATATGAGTACATATTATACCTATTTAGATAATGCTTTAGTGCGAAGAGATTATAATTTAAATGGCAACACAGAAATTATTTATGATGGCGAATTAAGTAATGTACAAGCCATGCAAAACGCTTCAAAAGCATGGATTTACGGGTTTGAAGTCGGGTTGAAAATGCCTATTACAAATAAATTAAAATTAACATCACAGTATAGTATTATTGGAGGAACCGAAGAAAATGATGGTATAGAAGTGCCTATAAGACATGTGGCGCCTTATTTTGGAAATACCCATGTAATTTGGACTAATAAAAGCTTAAAGTTTGATTTTTTTCTAAATTATAATAACGAATTATCTTTTAATCAATTGGCACCTTCTGAAATAGAAAAAGATTATATCTATGCATTAGATTCTAACGGAAACCCATACAGTCCATCTTGGTATACATTTAATTTAAGAAGCCAATATCAATTAACTAATTCTACAACACTAACTGCTAGTTTAGAAAATATAAGCAAT
- the recO gene encoding DNA repair protein RecO, translating into MLITTNAIVLSKLKYRDNDLIVKCYTQQLGLVSIILRGIFKSKRGQSKSAYYQPLSQLQLVIDYKNNRSLQSVKETKLNHLYTSLHTNVLKGSIVMFLAEVLSNALKEEEQNEILFSYIETTLQWLDAHSEYSNFHLLFLLNLTKYLGFYPDLKNIEFNYFNLSDGKFEKQEQSKYSIKGENLSLLKQLLGTTFDTLSLVKVNGKQRQSFLNMILLYFELHLGSFRTSKSLQVFNQVFS; encoded by the coding sequence ATGTTAATAACCACCAATGCAATAGTATTATCTAAACTAAAATATAGAGATAACGACCTTATTGTAAAATGTTATACACAACAATTAGGGCTTGTTAGTATCATTTTAAGAGGCATTTTTAAAAGTAAACGCGGACAATCAAAAAGTGCATATTATCAACCACTATCTCAATTACAATTAGTTATAGATTATAAAAATAATAGGTCTTTGCAATCTGTAAAAGAAACAAAGCTAAATCATCTATACACGAGTTTACATACTAATGTTTTAAAAGGTTCTATTGTTATGTTTTTAGCTGAGGTATTATCAAATGCTTTAAAAGAAGAAGAGCAAAATGAGATACTTTTTAGTTATATAGAAACTACTTTACAATGGCTTGATGCCCATTCAGAATATTCAAATTTCCATTTACTTTTTTTGCTTAACCTTACTAAATACTTGGGGTTTTATCCAGATTTAAAAAACATAGAATTCAATTATTTTAATTTAAGTGATGGTAAATTTGAAAAACAAGAACAAAGTAAATATTCTATAAAGGGAGAAAATCTTAGTTTACTAAAACAGCTTTTGGGCACAACATTTGATACCTTATCTTTAGTTAAAGTAAATGGTAAACAAAGACAGTCGTTTTTAAATATGATTTTGCTTTATTTTGAATTACATTTGGGGAGTTTTAGAACGTCAAAATCTCTACAAGTATTTAATCAAGTTTTTAGTTAA
- a CDS encoding two-component regulator propeller domain-containing protein, which yields MFKRLFIFFIFLFPLSQFAQDFSTLWEGYFSYYNIKDVVKGNNKIYAASENAIFSLDIQTNNIEELTTINGLSGETISTIYYSEVYELLIIGYENGLIEIAFDNDDNILTLVDIINKPTIVGTDKRINHFNAYENVVYVSTNYGISVFNLERLEFGDTYFIGNGGSQIQVNQTAIHNGNIYAACMGGNGLRKALISNPNLIDYQNWQTVTSGDFLAIEASANKLYAVRTNKRIYEVVNDALTELFLYSEAPVELQSVNDNLIVTTKNTIFIYDASFNLLSQALVDTSTFNTQFNTASIDSEYIYIGTKDFGVLKTLISSPVSYEEIHPEGPLLNVPFSIEAEPDGLWVTFGEYNLYYNPYPLNSRGFSHLKDDVWINNPYSDVLEAKCLNKIAINPLNTSQVYISSFFSGLLEINEDVPTLLYNETNSGLESLNLPDNPNYIDVRVGASAFDRNGLLWTVTSLINKPLKSFNPNNNQWNSYSFTSVIPEEYGSNLGFGDLVIGSDETKWLASYKFGVIGFNETRGKVLIKDIYKEDENMPSKFVTALALDKRNQLWIGTFKGLRVLYNTSNFFEDNNVEVDEIIIEEDGIAKELLFEQFITDIEVDGSNNKWIATADSGIFYFSSDGQKTIFHFTKDNSPLPSNEIKDVSIDSTNGIVYIATSRGLVSFSAGGSSTFEDLQEAYAYPNPVRPTFNIVEEKVKIKDISENVNIKITDIEGNLVAEAQSRINQRYRGYNLEIDGGTAFWNGKNLANNVVASGVYLVMLSDLDTFETKVLKLMVVR from the coding sequence ATGTTTAAAAGACTATTTATTTTTTTTATTTTTTTATTTCCATTATCACAATTTGCTCAAGATTTTTCGACACTTTGGGAAGGATATTTTTCGTATTATAACATTAAAGATGTTGTAAAAGGAAATAATAAGATATATGCTGCTTCAGAAAATGCTATTTTTAGTTTAGATATACAAACAAATAACATTGAAGAACTCACAACTATTAATGGTTTGTCTGGTGAAACTATTTCTACTATATATTACAGTGAGGTATATGAGTTACTAATTATTGGTTATGAAAACGGACTTATAGAAATAGCTTTTGATAATGACGATAATATTTTAACCTTAGTTGATATTATTAATAAGCCGACTATAGTAGGAACAGATAAAAGAATAAATCATTTTAATGCCTACGAAAATGTAGTATATGTATCTACAAATTATGGAATTTCGGTTTTTAATTTAGAACGTTTAGAGTTTGGAGACACTTATTTTATCGGCAATGGTGGATCTCAAATACAAGTGAATCAAACAGCTATTCATAATGGAAATATTTATGCGGCTTGTATGGGTGGTAATGGTTTAAGAAAGGCATTAATTTCAAATCCTAATTTAATAGACTATCAAAATTGGCAAACTGTTACATCTGGAGATTTTTTAGCTATTGAAGCCTCAGCAAATAAGTTGTATGCAGTAAGAACTAATAAAAGGATTTATGAAGTTGTAAATGATGCTTTAACGGAATTGTTTTTATATTCTGAAGCGCCTGTTGAATTACAATCTGTCAATGATAATTTAATCGTTACAACTAAGAACACTATTTTTATTTATGATGCCAGTTTCAATTTGCTTTCTCAAGCATTAGTAGATACTTCTACTTTTAATACACAGTTTAATACAGCATCAATAGATTCAGAATATATTTATATAGGTACTAAAGATTTTGGAGTATTAAAAACACTAATTTCAAGTCCTGTTTCTTATGAAGAAATTCATCCCGAAGGGCCTTTGTTAAATGTTCCTTTTTCTATTGAAGCAGAACCAGATGGGTTGTGGGTGACTTTTGGTGAGTATAATTTGTATTATAATCCTTACCCATTAAATAGTAGAGGTTTTAGTCACTTAAAAGATGATGTTTGGATAAATAACCCATATAGTGACGTTTTAGAAGCAAAATGTTTAAATAAAATAGCTATAAATCCATTGAATACGAGTCAAGTATATATAAGCTCTTTTTTTAGTGGTTTATTAGAGATAAATGAAGATGTTCCTACGTTATTGTACAATGAAACGAATAGTGGTCTAGAATCATTAAATTTGCCTGACAATCCCAATTATATAGATGTTAGGGTCGGTGCTTCAGCATTTGATAGAAACGGATTATTATGGACCGTTACAAGTCTTATTAATAAGCCTTTAAAATCTTTTAATCCAAATAATAACCAATGGAATTCATATAGTTTTACAAGTGTTATACCTGAAGAATATGGGAGTAATTTAGGTTTTGGAGACCTTGTTATTGGTAGTGATGAAACAAAGTGGTTAGCAAGTTATAAATTTGGGGTCATTGGATTTAATGAAACGCGAGGAAAAGTATTGATAAAAGATATTTATAAAGAAGATGAAAATATGCCTAGCAAGTTTGTAACGGCATTGGCATTAGATAAAAGAAATCAGTTATGGATAGGTACTTTTAAAGGGTTACGTGTATTATATAATACGTCTAATTTTTTTGAAGATAATAATGTAGAAGTCGATGAAATTATTATAGAAGAAGACGGTATTGCTAAAGAGTTACTTTTTGAACAATTTATTACAGATATAGAGGTAGATGGTTCTAATAATAAATGGATCGCTACAGCAGATTCGGGCATATTTTATTTTTCATCAGATGGACAAAAAACCATATTTCATTTTACTAAGGATAATTCTCCTTTGCCTTCAAATGAAATAAAAGATGTGTCTATAGATAGTACGAATGGAATCGTTTATATAGCTACGAGTCGTGGATTGGTTTCTTTTAGCGCTGGTGGTTCAAGTACTTTTGAAGATTTGCAAGAAGCTTATGCATATCCTAATCCTGTGAGACCTACTTTTAATATTGTTGAAGAAAAAGTAAAAATTAAAGATATTTCAGAAAATGTAAATATTAAAATTACTGATATTGAAGGTAATTTAGTGGCTGAAGCACAATCTAGAATAAACCAGAGATACCGAGGTTATAATCTTGAAATAGATGGAGGGACAGCATTTTGGAATGGTAAAAATCTTGCTAATAATGTCGTAGCTTCAGGAGTGTATTTAGTTATGTTATCTGATTTAGATACGTTTGAAACCAAGGTTTTAAAACTAATGGTTGTTAGATAA
- the gdhA gene encoding NADP-specific glutamate dehydrogenase: protein MKNIIDSFLDLVKERNGQEPEFLQAVEEVAETVIPYIVQNDIYHGKNILLRMVEPERVITFRVCWVDDSGEIQVNRGYRIQMNSAIGPYKGGLRFHPTVNMSILKFLAFEQVFKNSLTTLPMGGGKGGSDFDPKGKSDGEIMRFCHAFMGELFRHIGHNTDVPAGDIGVGAREIGYLFGMYKKISNGFTGVLTGKGMSWGGSLIRPEATGYGNVYFAQKMLETKNNDIKGKNVVISGSGNVAQYAAEKTIQLGGKVLTLSDSSGYIYDEAGIDAEKLAFVMELKNVKRGRISKYLELYPNAIFVKGETPWSVKCDVALPCATQNELNENDAKTLLKNGCICVSEGANMPSTKEAIAVFHKAKILFAPGKASNAGGVATSGLEMTQNSLRFKWTREEVDNKLKDIMSDIHKSCIEYGKDDDGYIDYVKGANIAGFVKVADAMLAQGVV from the coding sequence ATGAAAAACATAATTGATTCGTTTTTAGATCTTGTAAAAGAACGTAATGGTCAAGAACCAGAGTTTTTACAAGCTGTAGAGGAAGTTGCTGAGACAGTTATTCCTTATATAGTTCAAAATGACATTTATCATGGTAAAAACATTCTATTGAGAATGGTTGAGCCAGAGCGTGTTATTACATTTAGGGTTTGTTGGGTTGATGATTCGGGTGAAATACAAGTGAATAGAGGGTATAGGATTCAAATGAATTCAGCTATAGGACCTTACAAGGGCGGTTTGCGTTTTCATCCTACTGTAAACATGAGTATTTTAAAGTTTTTAGCATTTGAGCAAGTGTTTAAAAATAGTCTTACAACTTTACCTATGGGAGGTGGTAAAGGAGGTAGTGATTTTGATCCTAAAGGAAAAAGTGATGGTGAGATTATGAGATTTTGTCATGCATTTATGGGAGAGTTATTTAGACATATAGGGCATAATACAGATGTACCAGCAGGAGATATTGGTGTAGGAGCAAGAGAAATAGGATATCTTTTTGGTATGTATAAAAAGATAAGTAATGGTTTTACTGGTGTTTTAACAGGAAAAGGTATGTCTTGGGGCGGATCATTAATTAGACCAGAAGCTACAGGTTATGGCAATGTATACTTTGCACAAAAAATGCTTGAAACTAAAAATAACGATATTAAAGGTAAAAATGTTGTTATATCTGGTTCGGGGAATGTAGCACAATATGCAGCAGAAAAAACAATACAGTTAGGAGGTAAAGTTTTAACATTGTCAGACTCTTCGGGATATATTTATGATGAAGCAGGTATAGATGCAGAAAAGTTAGCTTTTGTTATGGAGTTGAAAAATGTAAAACGCGGACGAATAAGTAAGTATTTAGAATTGTATCCAAATGCTATATTTGTAAAAGGAGAAACCCCTTGGAGTGTAAAATGTGATGTAGCTTTACCATGTGCAACGCAAAATGAACTTAATGAAAATGATGCTAAAACACTTTTAAAAAATGGTTGTATTTGTGTAAGTGAGGGAGCAAATATGCCTTCAACTAAAGAAGCTATCGCTGTATTTCATAAAGCAAAAATATTATTTGCTCCTGGAAAAGCTTCAAATGCTGGTGGCGTAGCAACATCTGGTTTAGAAATGACACAGAATTCATTACGATTTAAATGGACTAGAGAAGAAGTCGATAATAAATTAAAAGATATCATGTCAGACATCCATAAATCGTGTATTGAATATGGAAAAGATGACGATGGTTATATCGATTATGTAAAAGGTGCTAATATTGCTGGTTTTGTAAAAGTAGCTGATGCTATGTTAGCTCAAGGTGTTGTATAG
- a CDS encoding glutamate dehydrogenase has translation MLKLKHLALSFCILIISQAVNAQLGFSHEIGVIAGPVQFRSDFGSRNEAATNFGNSGYGVGIIHYINFAYRADCNCYTTDTYFNDHFKLRNEISYNRTNLDHHGFWVLPDKISVQADQLRAHEGVASNFDIGTQIEFFPLSIRSFQAFAYKIAPFISLGIHHTSFSPQASTTFNNPNPNAYGDVFDSSNIYSYWFNNYTPGVDPYPIDVNGGSTWSTVASVGFRYKLTVLTDLMLDLRWQYYYSDWIDGLDHNWRNYDRKNDWLVWLNVGYIYYLD, from the coding sequence ATGCTTAAATTGAAACATTTAGCTTTATCTTTTTGCATACTTATTATCTCTCAAGCTGTAAATGCTCAATTAGGTTTTTCTCATGAAATAGGGGTTATTGCTGGACCTGTACAGTTTCGTTCAGATTTTGGAAGTCGTAATGAAGCTGCAACCAACTTTGGTAATTCGGGATATGGAGTTGGAATTATTCATTATATTAATTTTGCTTACAGAGCAGATTGTAATTGTTATACGACCGACACCTACTTTAATGACCACTTTAAATTACGAAACGAAATATCATACAACAGAACAAACCTTGATCATCATGGTTTTTGGGTGTTACCAGATAAAATTAGCGTACAAGCAGATCAACTTCGAGCTCATGAGGGAGTTGCTAGTAACTTTGATATTGGTACGCAAATAGAGTTTTTTCCATTAAGTATTCGCTCCTTTCAAGCATTTGCCTATAAAATTGCTCCTTTTATAAGTTTGGGTATTCATCATACTTCTTTTAGTCCTCAAGCAAGTACAACTTTTAATAACCCAAACCCTAACGCTTATGGAGATGTATTTGATTCATCAAACATTTATAGTTATTGGTTTAATAATTATACTCCAGGGGTCGATCCATATCCAATTGATGTTAATGGAGGAAGTACCTGGTCTACAGTTGCAAGTGTTGGTTTTCGTTATAAGCTTACTGTACTAACTGATCTAATGTTAGATTTAAGATGGCAATATTATTATAGTGACTGGATTGATGGACTAGATCACAATTGGAGAAATTATGATAGAAAAAATGATTGGTTGGTCTGGCTTAATGTTGGCTATATCTATTATTTAGATTAA
- a CDS encoding DUF3298 domain-containing protein gives MINKNFLFAFCCLLFLLNCKEAIKTTFSDVTISTKNNDIVAINIPQAYGNETIITNINSEINKAVATALHIGEADSIPSISTEESIISFNKEYQSFKTNFPESTQIWEAQIDGEILHQSPEIICIAITTYINTGGAHGNLNISFLNFNSETGHLIPNENLFKNMDTFKKIAKTYFNETIKDNDYLFDSESFELPQNIAYNEDGIVLLYNTYEIAPYASGIIEFTIPFENISDILVFNGSY, from the coding sequence ATGATTAATAAAAATTTCCTTTTTGCTTTTTGCTGTTTACTCTTTCTTTTAAATTGTAAAGAAGCTATAAAAACAACATTTTCAGACGTAACCATTTCAACAAAAAACAATGACATTGTTGCTATTAATATTCCTCAGGCTTACGGTAATGAAACGATTATTACTAATATAAATTCTGAAATAAACAAAGCAGTTGCAACTGCTTTACATATTGGAGAAGCCGATAGTATTCCATCCATTTCAACTGAAGAAAGTATTATTTCCTTTAACAAAGAATATCAGTCATTTAAAACCAACTTCCCTGAAAGTACTCAAATATGGGAAGCCCAAATAGATGGCGAAATACTACACCAATCGCCTGAAATTATATGTATAGCTATAACCACGTATATAAATACGGGTGGTGCTCATGGTAATTTAAATATCTCTTTTTTGAATTTTAATAGTGAAACAGGACATCTAATTCCAAATGAAAATCTATTTAAAAATATGGATACTTTCAAAAAAATAGCAAAAACTTATTTTAATGAAACTATTAAAGATAACGATTATTTATTTGATTCTGAAAGCTTTGAATTACCCCAAAACATAGCCTATAACGAAGATGGTATTGTTTTGCTTTATAACACCTATGAAATTGCGCCTTACGCGTCAGGTATTATAGAATTTACTATCCCTTTCGAAAATATAAGCGATATTTTAGTTTTTAACGGCTCTTATTAA
- a CDS encoding DinB family protein has translation MQFTFDVLSNIRVFSKKYLENNSLEDLNKIPEGFNNNIIWNIGHIVVTQQLLAYKLSGLPMAVSDDLINKYRKDSKPEAFVSQAEVDEIKALLFSSVEQLVDDYKSGVFKNYQEYTVSTTGNTLKNIDDALQFILFHEGMHLGYVLALIRAVKN, from the coding sequence ATGCAATTTACTTTCGACGTATTATCTAACATTCGCGTTTTTTCAAAGAAATATCTTGAAAATAATTCTTTAGAAGATTTAAATAAAATTCCTGAAGGGTTTAATAATAATATCATTTGGAATATTGGACATATAGTAGTGACACAACAGTTATTAGCCTATAAATTATCAGGATTGCCAATGGCTGTAAGTGATGATTTAATAAATAAATATAGAAAAGATTCTAAGCCAGAAGCATTTGTTTCTCAGGCAGAAGTTGATGAAATTAAAGCATTATTATTTAGCTCTGTTGAACAATTAGTAGATGATTACAAAAGTGGTGTTTTTAAAAATTACCAAGAGTATACCGTTTCTACAACAGGCAATACATTAAAAAATATTGATGATGCTTTGCAATTTATATTGTTTCATGAAGGTATGCATTTGGGCTATGTTTTAGCTTTAATAAGAGCCGTTAAAAACTAA
- a CDS encoding ArsC/Spx/MgsR family protein yields the protein MKKVYYLKTCSTCNRILKELNLSSDYILQDIKTESITVKQLEHMESLAGSYEALFSKRSKLYKEMDLKNQELSERDFKHYILEHYTFLSRPVILVDDTIFIGNSKKVVEAAKQHIDSIS from the coding sequence ATGAAAAAAGTATACTACCTAAAAACATGTAGCACTTGTAATAGAATTTTAAAGGAATTAAATCTTTCTTCCGACTATATTTTACAAGATATAAAAACTGAAAGCATCACTGTTAAACAATTAGAACACATGGAAAGTCTTGCTGGTAGTTATGAAGCTCTTTTTAGTAAACGCTCTAAACTTTATAAAGAAATGGACTTAAAAAACCAAGAACTTAGTGAGCGTGATTTTAAACATTACATTTTAGAGCATTATACTTTTTTAAGTCGTCCAGTTATTTTAGTTGATGATACAATTTTCATTGGAAATTCTAAAAAGGTTGTTGAAGCAGCTAAACAGCATATTGATTCTATAAGCTAA
- a CDS encoding SxtJ family membrane protein, protein MNWEKSLETIIVLALASLIASFWFDISWFIYLSISFLIIALISRRLTTLIAKGWFSFSFYFGVVMNYIIMFIIFYVFLSPLSFFQRLFGRNQILKKEENNSHFIKRNHLYTDKDIKNPW, encoded by the coding sequence ATGAACTGGGAAAAATCACTTGAAACTATAATTGTTTTAGCCTTAGCATCACTTATTGCCAGTTTTTGGTTTGATATAAGTTGGTTTATCTATTTATCTATAAGTTTTTTAATTATAGCACTTATTTCTAGAAGGTTAACAACTTTAATAGCAAAAGGCTGGTTTTCTTTTTCATTTTATTTTGGTGTAGTAATGAACTATATAATCATGTTCATTATATTTTATGTGTTTCTGAGTCCTCTATCCTTTTTTCAACGCTTATTTGGTAGAAATCAAATACTAAAAAAAGAAGAAAATAATTCTCATTTTATTAAGAGAAATCATTTGTATACCGATAAAGACATTAAAAATCCATGGTAG
- a CDS encoding DUF5989 family protein: MEFFKDFFLFLRERKKWWLVPLIIIFLLFGILIFLTNGSALAPFIYSLF, encoded by the coding sequence ATGGAATTTTTTAAGGACTTTTTCCTTTTTCTTAGGGAAAGAAAAAAATGGTGGCTTGTACCACTAATTATAATATTCTTGCTTTTTGGAATATTAATATTTTTAACCAACGGTTCTGCATTGGCTCCGTTTATTTACTCTTTATTTTAA